One genomic segment of Melitaea cinxia chromosome 19, ilMelCinx1.1, whole genome shotgun sequence includes these proteins:
- the LOC123662954 gene encoding uncharacterized protein LOC123662954, which produces MDHYLTTYKKDYLWPNLPGVTSGVSGGGLAEVPKLSGEELAFYQACMQHTRPPDCRCPQYSSGEAPQLPPGKEGGWSRNELMGPMLDPKIYPARVGASPETTSSRYDQPNAFLDKLQSKYPMLYSILQNEASPELKQRIDRDRNKTTYQVDYCEAGPGAKFEGLQRAADESGTGPCAQPMRLPGDPCRVGPKPRRSTPKTISKQAGSGAASDPRAKCETTSAVPPLGKTEYQDGVSKLGAIIMRDKLHRR; this is translated from the exons ATGGATCACTACTTAACAACATATAAGAAAGACTACTTATGGCCAAACTTACCTGGCGTGACTTCAGGCGTCAGTGGTGGGGGCCTGGCAGA GGTTCCAAAACTCTCAGGCGAGGAGCTAGCCTTCTATCAAGCATGTATGCAACACACGCGCCCACCAGATTGTAGATGCCCTCAGTATTCGAGTGGGGAAGCGCCTCAGTTACCCCCCGGAAAAGAAGGAGGATGGAGTCGAAACGAG TTAATGGGACCAATGTTGGATCCAAAAATTTATCCAGCACGAGTTGGAGCTAGTCCAGAAACGACGTCCTCACGCTATGATCAGCCCAACGCGTTCTTAGACAAG TTGCAGTCAAAATACCCGATGCTGTACAGCATTCTACAAAACGAAGCATCGCCCGAGTTAAAACAACGTATAGACCGAGATCGTAATAAAACCACTTACCAGGTGGACTATTGTGAAGCAG GTCCAGGTGCAAAGTTCGAAGGTCTTCAAAGAGCAGCCGATGAGAGTGGAACAGGGCCGTGTGCCCAACCTATGAGGCTACCTGGAGATCCCTGCAGGGTAGGGCCGAAGCCGAGAAGATCGACCCCCAAGACCATCTCTAAGCAGGCTGGATCCGGTGCAGCAAGCGATCCTAGAGCTAAATGCG aaacaaCGTCAGCAGTGCCTCCATTGGGTAAGACTGAATATCAAGATGGCGTTTCGAAACTCGGAGCCATCATCATGCGGGACAAATTGCATAGAAGATGA
- the LOC123662970 gene encoding uncharacterized protein LOC123662970, producing MSVFDGEIEFKSVYMEDFVKKDKPKSPRRKAIDDDCLIVGLSRDSLNAKELPRKSPDVLCPVDFEYYKNAVERFKEDYPKLTKMYMTKEIDPVPIDHEIQDLKRTEYLVKYCSRELPFMSVNLARRARALQTLRLPDDVYIPDTSQKGSYRHPTPEKYKDPPSSLSMKPKFDASLQKELRRILRVRTGDTSYGVSHELLAQVVLDRSPFGPPREEPKFGRWRNPYIYTYRI from the exons atgtcggTTTTCGACGGAGAAATAGAGTTCAAATCTGTGTATATGGAGGATTTCGTGAAAAAAGATAAACC TAAAAGCCCTCGACGAAAAGCTATAGACGACGATTGTCTTATTGTCGGCCTCAGTCGCGACAGTCTAAACGCGAAGGAGCTGCCTCGTAAAAGTCCTGACGTTCTCTGTCCAGTCGactttgaatattataaaaatgctgTTGAGAGG TTCAAGGAAGATTATCCGAAGCTAACAAAGATGTATATGACGAAAGAAATCGACCCAGTGCCGATAGATCATGAGATTCAAGATCTAAAACGAACCGAGTATCTCGTTAAGTACTGCTCTAGAG aGCTGCCGTTTATGTCAGTAAATCTGGCAAGAAGGGCTCGAGCACTTCAAACGCTTCGTTTACCTGACGACGTCTATATTCCGGACACCAGTCAAAAGGGCTCATACAGACATCCGACACCGGAGAAATATAAAGACCCTCCCTCGTCCTTGTCCATGAAACCTAAGTTTGATGCTTCTTTGCAAA AGGAACTTCGTCGTATCTTACGAGTGAGAACAGGTGATACGAGCTACGGCGTCAGTCACGAGCTTCTGGCCCAAGTTGTACTCGACAGGAGTCCATTTGGACCTCCTCGTGAGGAACCAAAATTTGGTCGTTGGCGTAATCCTTACATTTATActtatagaatttaa